One Brassica napus cultivar Da-Ae chromosome C2, Da-Ae, whole genome shotgun sequence DNA window includes the following coding sequences:
- the LOC125581960 gene encoding putative lipid-binding protein AIR1: MAPRTSLALFLFLNLLFFTYTSAQGTCPRNALQIGACTNVLNAIDLTLGNPPPPVPPCCSLIAGLADLEAAVCLCTALDVNVLGINVHLPIDISVLFNACSRFSPPSFQCP, encoded by the coding sequence ATGGCTCCAAGAACCTCTCTTGCActcttccttttccttaacctcCTCTTCTTCACTTACACTTCTGCTCAAGGCACTTGTCCTAGAAATGCCCTTCAGATCGGTGCTTGCACTAATGTGCTCAATGCAATTGACTTAACATTAGGAAACCCACCGCCACCAGTACCGCCGTGCTGCTCGCTCATTGCAGGCTTGGCTGACCTTGAGGCTgcagtctgtctctgtaccgCGCTCGACGTTAACGTTCTTGGCATCAACGTTCACCTTCCCATCGATATCAGTGTACTTTTCAATGCTTGTAGCAGATTTTCTCCACCAAGTTTCCAATGCCCGTAA
- the LOC106378333 gene encoding uncharacterized protein LOC106378333, translating to MSGLNISLEKSTLYMAGVTEDDSVAILDQFPFETGSLPKAKIAWSDVCTPKDEGGLGLRSLEEARTALGGQWIHKYLIRKGSFWSVKDTSSLGSWMWKKLLKLRPLASQLTRVDIRNGSVTSFWYDHWSSLGKLLDLTGERGCIDLGIPINTTVERDVQAYRCRKHRTSVLMQIEQEIMGLHRPGLVQEDDICLWKRENGDFHPVFSTSQTWHLT from the exons TCTGGTCTGAATATCAGCCTAGAGAAGTCTACTCTCTACATGGCGGGTGTTACTGAGGATGATAGCGTCGCAATCCTTGATCAGTTCCCATTTGAAACAGGTTCTCTCCCG AAAGCTAAGATAGCTTGGTCAGATGTTTGCACACCGAAGGATGAAGGAGGGTTAGGGCTGAGATCTCTGGAGGAAG CTAGGACTGCTTTGGGGGGTCAATGGATTCACAAGTATCTTATCAGGAAAGGTTCTTTCTGGAGTGTGAAAGACACAAGCTCTTTAGGTTCTTGGATGTGGAAGAAACTTCTAAAACTTCGACCCTTAGCCTCACAACTTACAAGAGTTGACATCCGAAATGGCTCAGTGACATCATTCTGGTATGATCACTGGTCTTCCTTGGGTAAGCTACTTGACCTAACAGGAGAAAGAGGTTGCATTGATCTTGGTATCCCGATAAACACCACAGTGGAAAGGGATGTTCAGGCTTATCGATGTCGAAAACACAGAACCTCTGTCTTGATGCAAATTGAGCAGGAAATTATGGGACTACATCGCCCCGGCCTTGTCCAGGAGGACGATATTTGTCTTTGGAAGAGGGAGAATGGTGATTTTCATCCTGTTTTCTCCACTTCTCAGACATGGCACCTCACTTGA
- the LOC106381633 gene encoding putative lipid-binding protein AIR1: protein MAPRTSLALFLFLNLLFFTYTSAQGTCPRIALQIGACTNVLNAIDLTLGNPPPPVPPCCSLIAGLADLEAAVCLCTALDVNVLGINVHLPIDISVLFNACSRFAPPSFQCP, encoded by the coding sequence ATGGCTCCAAGAACCTCTCTTGCActcttccttttccttaacctcCTCTTCTTCACTTACACTTCTGCTCAAGGCACTTGTCCTAGAATTGCCCTTCAGATCGGTGCTTGCACTAATGTGCTCAATGCAATTGACTTAACATTAGGAAACCCACCGCCACCAGTACCGCCGTGCTGCTCGCTCATTGCAGGCTTGGCTGACCTTGAGGCTgcagtctgtctctgtaccgCGCTCGACGTTAACGTTCTTGGCATCAACGTTCACCTTCCCATCGATATCAGTGTACTTTTCAATGCTTGTAGCAGATTTGCTCCACCAAGTTTCCAATGCCCGTAA
- the LOC106379596 gene encoding putative lipid-binding protein AIR1, with protein sequence MAPRTSLALFLFLNLLFFTYASAQGTCPRNALQIGACTNVLNAIDLTLGSPPPPVPPCCSLIAGLADLEAAVCLCTALEVNVLGFNVHLPIDISVLFNACSRFSPPSFQCP encoded by the coding sequence ATGGCTCCAAGAACCTCTCTTGCActcttccttttccttaacctcCTCTTCTTCACTTACGCTTCTGCTCAAGGCACTTGTCCTAGAAATGCCCTTCAGATCGGTGCTTGCACTAATGTGCTCAATGCAATTGACTTAACATTAGGAAGCCCACCGCCACCAGTACCGCCTTGCTGCTCGCTCATTGCAGGCTTGGCTGACCTTGAGGCTgcagtctgtctctgtaccgCGCTCGAGGTAAACGTTCTTGGCTTCAACGTTCACCTTCCCATCGATATCAGTGTACTTTTCAATGCTTGTAGCAGATTTTCTCCACCAAGTTTCCAGTGCCCGTAA
- the LOC106379598 gene encoding putative lipid-binding protein AIR1 — MAPRTSLALFLFLNLLFFTYTSAQGTCPRNALQIGACTNVLNAIDLTLGNPPPPVPPCCSLIAGLADLDAAVCLCTALDVNVLGINVHLPIDISVLFNACSRFAPPSFQCP, encoded by the coding sequence ATGGCTCCAAGAACCTCCCTTGCActcttcctttttcttaacCTCCTCTTCTTCACTTACACTTCTGCTCAAGGCACTTGTCCTAGAAATGCCCTTCAGATCGGTGCTTGCACTAATGTGCTCAATGCAATTGACTTAACATTAGGAAACCCACCGCCACCAGTACCGCCGTGCTGCTCGCTCATTGCAGGCTTGGCTGACCTTGACGCTgcagtctgtctctgtaccgCGCTCGACGTTAACGTTCTTGGCATCAACGTTCACCTTCCCATCGATATCAGTGTACTTTTCAATGCTTGTAGCAGATTTGCTCCACCAAGTTTCCAATGCCCGTAA